The genome window CAACAAATTAGTATGTATGATGATCTCTAGTATTATTGGTGTTTCATCTTCTGATTTCAATTGTGTGTTTTTTTAATAATTTTTTACTTATTCTTTATCTGCTGAAACATTATAATTGTTTTCTGAGGAAGGTTTAGGTAGTTTAATATTGACTATTTTTACTTGCATTTTTTTGACATAAATATTGTACTCTGCTGAAATTTCATTTTTATTTCCTGTTTGCTGTGTCTGTTTGCTTAATATGCCGTTTTGGACTGGGTTTTATGATCTATTAATGATCTCTTTTGTGTGCTTTTAGATGGACCCCAAGTTTCTGAGGAACTTGAGGTACTCAAGGAAGGGCAATAAGAAGAGTTGTGAGGCTGAGTCAGAGGAGTGAGATGATGCCTGAGTTTGTGGCGACAAATGCATCTCTTGTATCGTTAGGGTCTTAGTTGTGAACTTAATTTTCACATCTGTATGATTAAAAGAGATTCATCAATTGGTACTGAAGTGTTGTTTTTTTGTCTTGTTGCCTATCTGGAGTTTATTTAACTAAAATCATCAGTTGTGTCCTTGAGAATCGGGCACTTAATGTATCATTTTCGGTTCTCTGTGACCTGTGCTGTTATCTCCAATTTACCTGTTGATTTCTTGCCTTACACTGTCAATTTCTTGCCTCTTCATGTCGGTAGTTTGTGGCTTTGGTGACACAGCCTCCCAGTGCTAACCTGTGATGCGAGTGAACATGCTTTGCTTTCGCAattgtctcatgagcttcatcTCTGATGCCCCGTTTGGATGcttgaattgaattccattctaataatattaATTTAGTCATCTATCAATTAAGTTAATATGGTTTTAGGCAAAATATAactgtatattattattaaaaagatgtttgaaatatttatgtgctacatttttactaaagTCGATGAGTGTCCTATAAATTGCAGAGTAGAAATATATTCTACTAATACATAAAATTATTTTTCATCTTTCACCTATGATTTTAAATTATACTTATTTCTGAATTttgaaaagtggtggaatgtcaaatttcaAGTCAAATATGTTACTTTGTTAAGTAAATTTTAATTTCTTTGAAATAAATGGATCCAAATAGCCTGAAAGGTATACTATCAAATGGCAAAGCCACATCGACTGCCTGCTCTGTTTTGCATCACAAAATCTTGATCTTAGCAGTCATATTTAAAAACACAGTAAATAAGCCCAGCGATAAGAGGCCAGccgtgcctgactgttctgctcaaTTTCACAATCTGAAGGTGACGTCACGACTCACGACCCTGTTGCAGCTTTTTTCCTTTTCAGGTTTGTTATGCATAACCAATCTTCTTTGAAACTCAATTTTTTTCCATAGACGAGCATGTATAGCTAGGGTGAAACCTCGGAATTCAAATGGATCTATTCAGGTTTCCTTCTATTCACAAAGTTTTCCGTTTGCCTCTCCAACATTGGCTACACTGGTTTCCTTAGTTCGCTTTAGATTAAAGCTAGTTGTTTGAACTCCTGCAACTACAATCCATAAAGATAAAACACTGCAGAAGTCGATACAGATTAAATCTAAGCGAACATGTTGAATGTTTGGTCAACAACGTCGGCCAATTAACAACGTGACATGGATATGTGCTCAGCTCAGTGTGTCGGTATCATGGGTTTTGTGAACAACAACCTCTGTTTCTAGTTCCAGTTATGATCAAGCAGGAGAAGCGTGTTTATGCGGTAGCGATGCTGATGGTGCATCGTTGTCATTTTaagactatctccagcagcttatTCATACTCATACCCATATTCAAACATCACTCTGCAAACAGTGCAGTCTACAGTGCATATGTTATGTATGGCCAAACCTATGTTAGGCGCAATAGGGCCAAGGCTGCCCAGGTGGGGCCCAAGGCCCGATAGCTAATAGATAAGCTCTATCTAGTTAGTTATACTTATCCAAAGTTAGTAGATAGACTTAGATCAACTCTATCTAGATAGTTATACTTATCCAAAGTTAGTAGATAGACTTGAGATAGCTCTATATATAGATCTGTAAACTCTGGAATAAAGATAAGCAGAATTCCAATCTATTCTGGCTTCGCAGAGGGAGCCAGAGTCTCCTGTGATCTTCTCCCTGCGTGCAACCCAGCCAGGATCACGACGGCGCCCCAGCGCCGCCGCCCTGGTCGCACCAAATCCCCTCCCTACAATCTACGCAATCTGTCCGGTAGAATCCGTAGTTCTACCAATCTGGTATCAGAGCACTCGACGATCATGAGTTCCTCCAAGTCGCTGTCACCGGGACAGCAGCCGCCGCCAGCCTCAAGCCCGCCCGCAGCGCCGGTCGTCTCCTTGGCCGCGGTCCCTGCGCCGTCGGAGGCCATGGCGCTCGGCCCTCCCGGCGCGGCCATCAACCAGCAGGCCGCCCCCGCGCTTACACCGGCCCAGATCGCGGCGTCCTTGGCGGATCTCAGCCACGCCGTGCGCGATATGCAGATCACCATGAACGCCATGCTGACAGGCCACCTCCCCTTCCCCAATCCACAAGCCGCCCATCCACCCCAACCGCCGCACCCGTCCCTGACAGCGCAGCCACCGCCGGCCGCACTGCCCCCACCCACGCAGCCACCTGCGCCACTCCCTCCACTCGCCCGGCAACCAATTTCTTACCAGTACGACATGCCGATCGACCCCGGGCCTTCATCCACCGCATCACCGACCACAGCCTCCATCCATATGATCCGCTTCCCACCGTCCCCATCCCCCATCCCATCTTGGGCGTAGGGCGCGCCTACGGTTTCACCACCAGTGTACTCTGAGGCACTCCCGCGACCGGCGCTCACGACTTCCTTACCCAGCAGCACCGTCGGTGGGCCTCCCGGGATGCTGTTAGGAGGCGGCGACGGCCCCCTGTTCCCGGGTCGGGGGCCCTTGCGCCCCACGTACCCGCAGCGATAGCAGCGTGGTCACCGTACCACGGgctgcctcaggacgacgacgtggAGACCGCAGCCTACGGGGGCGCTGAGGCGCGCACGCCTCCACGCTACTACAAACTGGATTTCGCCACATACGATGGCTCCGAGGATCCGCTGAACTGGCTAAATCATTGTGAGCAGTTCTTCCGGGGGCAGCGCACGCCAGCCTCGGATCGCACGTAGCTGGCCTCGTACCATCTTAAGGGGCCGGCACAGACGTGGTACTATGCCCTGGAACAGGACGAGGGCATGCCTTCTTGGGATCGCTTCGCCGAGCTGTGTCGCCTTCGCTTCGGTCCAGCAGTACGCGGTTCTCGCCTTGCGGAACTGGGATGCCTCCCCTTCCTGTCCACGGTCCAGGAGTACTCGGACCGCTTCCAGGCGTTGCTGTGTCGAGCTCGGGACGTCTCCCCCATGCAGAAGACAGAGCTATTCGTGGGCGGCCTTCCCGAGTACTTGCGGGTGGACGTTGAGCTGCGCGACCCGCAGGATCTACAAACTGCCATGTACCTGGCACGGGCGTTCGAacggcgcgcggcggcctggcccCCATTCCAGCAGCGCGGGTCGCGACCACCGCAACGGGCGCAGGGCTCGGGTCGCGTGACACCAGCACCGTCCGGGGCTCTACCGACCGATACGACGACGCCAGGCGATAGTACGACTCCGACACGCCCGTTTCGCCGATTGTCCCCGGGCGAGCAGCAGGAGCGGCGCCGGCAGGGGCTCTGCTTCAACTGCGATGAACCCTACGTTCGGGGACACGTCTGCCAGCGGTTGTTCTACTTGGAGGTCGACGACTTTCTCGACGAGGCAACCGATGAGGGTGGGGTCGACCCCCTAAAGAAGCCGGCCGCCCCAGACGTCACGGGAGCCAATGCGTTGGTGGTCTCGTTACACACGCTGGCGGGCATCCGGACGGACAAGTTGCTGCTGCTACCAGTCACCATCAACGGCGAGCGACTACTCGCGCTCATGGACACAGTGTCAACCCACAACTTCCTCAACGCTGTCACGATGAGCCGCCTCGGGTTAGCTATGGCGGGTGGCGAGCACCTTCGGGTCACGGTGGCCAACGGTGACCGCCTACCCTGCGCTGGCATCGCCCGCGACGTCCCCGTCATCATCAACGACAAGTCCTTCTCCATCACGTGCGTCGGGATGCGCCTGGGCTGCTTCGACTTCATCCTCGGCGTGGACTTCCTAGAGACGCTGGGCACCATCCAGTGGAACTTCCGAGCACTGACCCTGTCGTTCCAGCGCCAGGGCCGGCGCATCCACTGGCAAGGTGTGCGGGCCACGCAACAGCCTGCCCCGCAGCAGCTGGCTGTGGCAGTCATCGACACTGCCCAACAGCCCCTCATGGACGTCCTTCTGCAGCAACATGGCGCCATCTTCGACGAGCCCACGGGACTGCCCCTGGCCCGCCCCTACGACCATCGCATCCACCTGCTGCCCGGTACAGCTCCAGTGGCCGTACGACTGTACTGGTACGCACAGCTGCAGAAGGACGAGCTGGAGCGACAGTGTGAGGCCATGCTCACACAAGGCATCATACGACCCAGCACGTCGCCGTTCTCCATGCCGGTGCTCTTGGTTCGCAAGGCAGACCGCTCGTGGCGTTTTTGCATCGACTACCGCGCCCTCAACGCCAAGACGTCCAAGGACAAGTTCCCAATCCCGGTGGTGGACGAGCTCCTCGACGAGCTCCATGGAGCCCGTTTCTTCTCCAAGCTGGACCTACGCTCAGGCTACCACCAGGTGCGGATGCACACCGATGACATCGCCAAGACGGCGTTCCGCACCCATCATGGCCACTATGAGTTCCTggtcatgccgttcggcctctcgAACGCGCCTGCTACTTTCCAGGCCCTGATGAACGACGTACTCCGCCCATATCTTCGGAAGTTTGTGCTTGTCTTCTTCGACGATATCCTGATCTACAGTGCATCATGGGCGGAGCACCTCCAGCATGTGGGCATCGTCCTCGAGACATTGCAGGCACACCACCTCCAACTGAAGCGCTCCAAGTGTTCCTTCGGCGCCACATAAGTGGCCTATCTGGGCCATGTCTTCTCCGAGGGCGGGGTCACCATGGACGCCGACAAGGTCGCGGCAATGGCCTCCTGGCCGCCCCCACGGTCTGCACGAGGCCTCCGGGGCTTCTTGGGACTAGTAGGGTACTATCGGAAGTTCATCAATGACTTCGGCCTCATCGCAGCCCCGCTGACACATCTCTTGTGACGAGACGCGTTTGCCTGGGACGATGACACGACAACATCCTTCCACGCCCTAAAGCACGCCCTGACGACGGGTCCAGTGCTCCAGATGCCGGACTTCGCCAAGCTCTTCGTCGTCGACTGTGACATGTCAGGTGCAGGGTTTGGTGCTGTCCTTCATCAGGGCGCGGGACCTCTCGCCTACTTCAGCAAGCCATTTGTAGCCCGCCACCTTAAGTTGGCAGCCTACGAGAGGGAGCTCATCGGCCTCGTGCAGGCCGTCCGTCACTGGCGCCCGTACTTGTGGGGGTGCCACTTTTCTATTCGGACTGACCACTATAGTCTCAAATTCTTGCTAGATCAGCGCTTGTCCACAATTCCTCAGCATCAGTGGACCAGCAAGTTGTTCGGTTTCGATTTCTCGGTGGAATACAGGCCGGGGCGCCTAAACACCCTGGCCGACACCCTGGCCGACACCCTGTCCCGCCGCGACTCGGAGGCTGCCGTGGAGGACACGGCTATGGCAGCACTGGCCATCTCGGGCCCAAAATTCTCCCTGCTGGACGACATCAGgcgggcgctggcagctgcacctgATGGGCAGCACCTCCTCCAGCAGCTGCGGGACGGCGTATTGGTTGCGCCATGGCGCCTCGTCGACGGGCTGCTCCTGCACGGCACACGCATCTTCATGCCGAACTACGACGACTTGCGCCACCAGGTGCTGACACTGGCGCACTCGGCAGGTCATGAGGGCATCAAGAAAACCCTCCATCGACTACGGGCAGACTTCTACATGCCACATGaccgctgatagtcgcctagagggggggtgaatagggcgaaactgaaatttacaaatataaacacaactacaagccgggttagcgttagaaatataaatgagtccgagagagagggcgcaaaacaaatcccaagcgaataagcaagtgagacacggagatttgttttaccgaggttcggttctagcaaacctactccccgttgaggaggccacaaaggccgggtctctttcaacccttccctctctcaaacggtcccacggaccgagtgagcttctcttctcaaatcaaagccgggaacaaaacttccccgcaagggccaccacacaattggtgcctcttgccttgattacaatggagttgtgatctcaagaacaagtgagaaagaaaagaagcaatccaagcgcaagagctcaaatgaacacggcaaatcactctcactagtcactagggcttagtgtggaattggagaggatttgatctctttagtgtgtctagaattgaatgctagagctcttgtagtagttgggaagtagaaaacttggatgccatgaatggtggggtggttggggtatttatagccccaaccaccaaacttgaccgttggctggaggcgtctgctcgatggcgcaccggacagtccggtgcacaccggacagtccggtgcccctgccacgtcaccactgccgttggattctgaccgttggagcttctgacttctgggccctcctgggtgtccggtgcacaccggacatgtactgtttgatgtccggtgcaccggtatgggcatgtctgacgtctgcgcgcgctgtgcgcgcattaaatgcaccgcagggagccgttggcgccgaaaagagccgttgctccgctggtacaccggatagtccggtgcacaccggacagtccggtgaattttagcggagcggctgccacgcgaacccgaggctggcgagttccggagaccgcgcttccttggagcaccggacatgtccggtgcacaccggacagtccggtgaattatagcgcgccggcttccgagaaatcccgagagtgaagagtttgagtctgagtcccctggtgcaccggacaggaactgttcactgtccggtggcacaccggacagtccggtgcgccagaccaggggtgccttcggttgcccctttgctcctttattgaatccaaaacttggtctttttattggctgagtgtgaaccttttacacctgtataatctatacacttgggcaaactagttagtccaaagatttgtgttgggcaattcaatcaccaaaattatttaggaactaggtgtaagcctaattccctttcaatctccccctttttggtgattgatgccaacacaaaccaaagcaaacagagatgtgcatatttgaactagtttgcataatgtaagtgtaaaggttgcttggaattgagccaatataactacttacaagatatgcatggaatgtttctttcttatttagtattttggaccacgtttgcaccacatgttttgtttttgcaaattctttttgtaaatccacttcaaagatcttttgcaaatagtcaaaggtaaatgaataagagtttgtaaagcattttcaagatttgaaattttctccccctgtttcaaatgcttttcttttgacttaacaaaactccccctaaaagagatccatctcttagtgttcaagagggttttgatataccatttttgaaatactactttctcccccttttgaacacaaaatgataccaaatgataaatactttttggaaaacactaagttttgaaattggtggtggtgcggtccttttgctttgggctcatttctccccctttttggcatgaatcgccaaaaacggaatcattagagccctcgaagtaatttcttcccctttggtcataagtaaatgagttaagattataccaaagacgaaatccggtccttttgctttgggcttttactttctccccccaaagacaaggtccttttcttggagcgatggcgaaggatgagttacggagtggaagcctttgtcttcgccgaagactccaattctctttcaatatacctgtgacttggtttgaaatagacttgaaaacacattagtcatagcatatagaagagatatgatcaaaggtattcaaatgagctatgtgtgcaagctagcaaaagaaatttctagaatcaagaatattgagctcatgcctaagtctagtaaaagattgttcatcaagaggcttggtaaagatatcggctaattgatctttagtattaatgtaagaaatctcgatatcccccttttgttggtgatccctaagaaaatgataccgaatggctatgtgcttagtgcggctatgctcgacgggattgtcggccattttgattgcactctcattatcacatagcaaagggactttggttaatttgtaaccgtagtcccgcagggtttgcctcatccaaagcaattgcgcgcaacaatgacctgcggcaatgtactcggcttcggcggtggaaagagcgaccgaattttgcttctttgaagcccaagacaccaaggatcttcccaagaactggcaagtccccgatgtgctcttcctattgattttgcaccccgcccaatcggcatccgaataaccaatcaaatcaaatgtggatccccgagggtaccaaagcccaaacttaggtgtataagccaaatatctcaagattcgttttacggccgtaaggtgtgattccttagggtcggattggaatcttacacacatgcaaacggaaagcataatgtccggtcgagatgcacataaataaagcaatgaaccaatcatcgaccggtataccttttgatccatggacttacctcccgtgtcgaggtcgagatgcccattagttcccatgggtgtcttgatgggtttggcatccttcatcccaaacttggttagaatgtcttgagtgtacttcgtttggctaatgaaggtgccctcttggagttgcttgacttggaatcctagaaaatacttcaactcccccatcattgacatctcgaatttttgtgtcatgatcctactaaactcttcacatgtagactcgttagtagatccaaatataatatcatcaacataaatttggcatacaaacaagtcattttcaagagttttagtaaagagtgtaggatcggccttgccaactttgaagccattagcaatgaggaaatctcttaggcattcataccatgctcttggggcttgcttgagcccataaagcgccttagagagcctatagacatggttaggatactcactgtcttcaaagccgggaggttgctcaacatagacctcttctttgattggtccgttgaggaaggcacttttcacgtccatttgatagagcttaaagccatggtaagtagcataggccaataatatgcgaattgactcaagcctagctacgggtgcataggtttcaccgaaatccaaaccttcgacttgggagtatcccttggccacaagtcgtgctttgttccttgtcaccacaccatgctcgtcttgcttgttgcggaagacccacttggttcctacaacattttggttaggacgtggaactaaatgccatacctcgttccttgtgaaattgttgagctcctcttgcattgccaccacccaatccgaatcttgaagtgcttcctctatcctgtgtggctcaatagaggaaacaaaagagtaatgttcacaaaaatgtgcaacacgagatcgagtggttacccccttatgaatgtcgccgaggatggtgtcgacggggtgatctcgttggattgcttggtggactcttgggtgtggcggccttggttcttcctcatcctccttttcttgatcaattgcatctccccctggatcattgccatcatcttgaggtggctcatcttcttgattttgcccttcatcaacttgagcttcatcctcattttgagttggtggagatgcttgcatggaggaggacggttgatcttgtgcatttggaggctcttcggattccctaggacacacatccccaatggatatgttccttagcgctatgcatggagcctgttcttcacctatctcatcaagatcaacttgctctacttgagagccgttagtttcatcaaacacaacgtcacatgagacttcaactagtccagtggacttgttaaagaccctatatgcccttgtgtttgagtcataaccaagtaaaaagccttctacagttttaggagcaaatttagattttctacctcttttaacaagaacaaagcatttgctaccaaaaactctaaagtatgaaatgttgggctttttaccggttaggagttcatatgatgtcttcttgaggattcggtgaagatataaccggttgatggcgtagcaggcggtgttgaccgcttcggcccaaaaccggtccggtgtcttgtactcatcaagcatggttcttgccatgtccaaaagagttcgattcttcctctccactacaccattttgttgtggcgtgtagggagaagagaactcatgcttgatgccctcctcctcaaggaagctttcaatttgagagttcttgaactccgtcccgttgtcgcttcttattttcttgatccttaagccgaactcattttgagcccgtctcaagaacccctttaaagtctcttgggtttgagatttttcctgtaaaaagaatacccaagtgaagcgagaataatcatccactattacaagacaatacttactcccgccgatgcttatgtaagcaatcgggccgaaaagatccatgtggagtagctcaagcggcctgtcggtcgtcatgatgttcttgtgtggatgatggactccaacttgcttccctgcctggcatgcgctacaaatcctgtctttctcaaaatgaacatttgttaatcctaaaatgtgttctccctttagaagcttgtgaagattcttcatcccaacatgggctagtcggcggtgccagagccaacccatgttagtcttagcaattaagcaagtgtcgagttcagctctatcaaaatctaccaagtatagctgaccctctaacactcccttaaaagctattgaatcatcacttcttctaaagacagtgacacctatatcagtaacaagacagttgtagcccatttgacataattgggaaacagaaagcaagttgtaatctaaagaatcaacaagaaaaacattggaaatagaatggtcaggagatatagcaattttaccaagtcctttgaccaaaccttgatttccatccccgaatgtgatagctcgttggggatcttggtttttctcatatgaggagaacatccttttctcccctgtcatgtggtttgtgcacccgctgtcgagtatccaacttgagcccccggatgcataaacctacaaaacaattttagttcttgactttaggtacccaaatggttttgggtcctttggcattagacacaagaactttgggtacccaaacacaagtccttgaccccttgtgcttgcccccaacatatttggcaactactttgccggatttgttagtcaacacataagaagcatcaaaagttttaaatgaaatgctatgttcatttgatgcattagaagttttctttctaggcaacttggaacgggttggttgcctagagctagatgtctcacccttatacataaaagcatgattagggccagagtgagacttcctagaatgaattttcctaattttgctctcgggataaccggcagggtacaaaatgtagccctcgttatcctgaggcatgggagccttgcccttaacaaagttagacaagttcttaggaggggcattaagtttgacattgtctcccctttggaagccaatgccatccttgatgccagggcgtctcccattatagagcatacttctagcaaatttaaatttttcattttctaagttatgctcggcaattttagcatctaattttgctatgtgatcattttgttgtttaattaacgacatgtgatcatgaatagcattaacatcaatatctctacatctagcacaaatagtgacatgctcaatggtagatgtagagggtttgcaagaatcaagttccacaatcttagcatgaagaatatcatttttatctttaagattggaaattgtaactttgcaagcatcaaaatctttagccttagcaattaaattttcattctctaatctaaggctagcaagagatacatttaattcatcaatcttagcaagcaagtcaacattatcatctctaagattgggaattgaaacattacaaacatgtgaatcaaccttagcatttaaaatagtattttcatttctaaggttgtcaatcatctcacgacaagtgcttagctcactagataatttttcacatttctcaacttcaagagcataagcctttttaaccttaacatgttttttgttttctttaattagacaatcctcttgggaatccaaaaggtcatccttttcatgaatagcactaaccaattcattcaatttttctttttgagctatgttaaggttggcaaaaagggaacgcaaattatcttcctcatcactagcattgtcatcactagaggattcatatttagtggaggatttagatttaaccttctttttgccgtcctttgccatgaggcacttgtggccgacgttggggaagaggagtcccttggtgacggcgatgttggcggcgtcctcgtcgtcggaggagtcgcttgagctctcgtcggaatcccattcccgacaaacatgggcatcgccgcccttcttcttgtagtacctcttcttctcctttcttctccccttcttgttgtcgcctcggtcactgtcactagatataggacatttagcaataaaatgaccgggcttaccacatttgtagcaaaccttcttggagcgggacttgtagtcttttcccctcctttgtttgaggatttgacggaagctcttgatgacgagcgccatctcctcattgtcaagcttggaggcgtcgattggttgtcgacttggtgtagactcctccttcttctcctccgttgctttgaatgcaacgggttgagcttcggatgtggtggcatcatcaagctcgttgatcttcctcgatccttcgatcatgcattcaaaactcacaaaattcccgataacttcctcgggggtcattttggtatatctaggattaccacggattaattgaacttgagtagggttaaggaaaataagtgatcttagaataaccttaaccacctcgtggtcatcccactttacgctcccgaggttgcgcg of Zea mays cultivar B73 chromosome 8, Zm-B73-REFERENCE-NAM-5.0, whole genome shotgun sequence contains these proteins:
- the LOC103637106 gene encoding uncharacterized protein, coding for MPSWDRFAELCRLRFGPAVRGSRLAELGCLPFLSTVQEYSDRFQALLCRARDVSPMQKTELFVGGLPEYLRVDVELRDPQDLQTAMYLARAFERRAAAWPPFQQRGSRPPQRAQGSGRVTPAPSGALPTDTTTPGDSTTPTRPFRRLSPGEQQERRRQGLCFNCDEPYVRGHVCQRLFYLEVDDFLDEATDEGGVDPLKKPAAPDVTGANALVVSLHTLAGIRTDKLLLLPVTINGERLLALMDTVSTHNFLNAVTMSRLGLAMAGGEHLRVTVANGDRLPCAGIARDVPVIINDKSFSITCVGMRLGCFDFILGVDFLETLGTIQWNFRALTLSFQRQGRRIHWQGVRATQQPAPQQLAVAVIDTAQQPLMDVLLQQHGAIFDEPTGLPLARPYDHRIHLLPGTAPVAVRLYWYAQLQKDELERQCEAMLTQGIIRPSTSPFSMPVLLVRKADRSWRFCIDYRALNAKTSKDKFPIPVVDELLDELHGARFFSKLDLRSGYHQVRMHTDDIAKTAFRTHHGHYEFLVMPFGLSNAPATFQALMNDVLRPYLRKFVLVFFDDILIYSASWAEHLQHVGIVLETLQAHHLQLKRSKCSFGAT